The Sediminispirochaeta smaragdinae DSM 11293 genome has a segment encoding these proteins:
- a CDS encoding TIGR03936 family radical SAM-associated protein: protein MKHSNLIIPEKDLRGILHQVLQPGRYVGGEYGMIRKELAGLYRVGICFPDLYEIGMSNNAVKILYGSLNALEHVACERVFAPAFDFEEELLVHSIPLFTLENGIPLNRLDLLGISIGYELSATTILHVLHAGGVALHSKERREGDPIVIAGGPAVTNPTPFGAFFDGVFIGEAESVFSNLVSQLADAKKQGADRDSLISLLRASKHIWYPEKSEMTIRASWQGFGTASLGPVPVPNIKVVQDHGVVEIMRGCPNGCRFCHAGYFYRQKREKPLEHILEEVEFLVRCAGYREITLSSLSSGDYSHIHQLITLLNQRYASDGVSFSLPSLKVNSFTLPLLQEISRVRKSGLTFAIEVPGDNAQKTINKSVPIEQVIDILRTAKQSGWRLAKFYFMIGLPIGNAENEVDLIGDYIEEIQQSVRMPINVNVGTFIPKPHTPFQWSRQLHEEEASEKLQRLKGRFRRGPVKLNYHDPFISTLEGVLSRGDARVGALIEQAFKRGAGLDAWEEHVKRDLWRDLFANSGWNITKEILEEKSLDESLPWDSIDLGVGKGFLKREKKQAKEAVLTSICSVPCDHNCGICVSDVSIVETEASVTGPEPQNSSIKERSIENESQLTLLCRFSKTGKASFLSHINTMTIFERSFQRAQIRLAFSQGFNPKPKLSFANPLMLGVESNAEYLMVNILLDSDDEKKEREDGFLGLVRKLNNVLPDGFAVSMCSEVYAPPAGEKKVSLMAAYGGSVYTIEAERNDRLNLLYDYLKAALPSGSSVNWEKESLRLYLADTGRKDGNLRYYMEGFSQEAKNFFPEFIVTRTATLTRKRNDKGRGGGSPESELISYEQFFSAFPS from the coding sequence GTGAAACATAGCAATTTGATTATTCCGGAAAAAGATCTTCGCGGTATCCTCCATCAAGTTCTGCAGCCCGGTCGATATGTCGGTGGTGAATACGGCATGATCCGTAAAGAACTCGCTGGGTTATATCGCGTCGGAATCTGTTTCCCGGATCTTTATGAAATCGGGATGTCAAATAATGCCGTAAAGATATTGTACGGCAGTTTAAACGCTTTAGAACATGTTGCCTGCGAGCGTGTTTTTGCTCCTGCCTTTGATTTCGAGGAAGAACTTTTGGTCCACAGTATACCTCTTTTTACCCTCGAAAATGGGATTCCCCTCAACCGCCTCGATCTTCTCGGTATTTCCATCGGATATGAATTATCCGCCACGACTATTTTACATGTCCTCCATGCAGGCGGGGTAGCCCTTCACAGCAAAGAGAGAAGGGAAGGGGATCCCATCGTTATTGCAGGCGGTCCGGCTGTAACAAATCCTACGCCTTTCGGGGCTTTCTTCGACGGGGTTTTTATCGGAGAGGCAGAGAGCGTATTCTCCAACCTTGTTTCACAACTTGCGGATGCTAAGAAGCAGGGCGCTGATAGGGATTCCCTCATCAGCCTGCTGCGTGCAAGCAAGCATATATGGTACCCAGAAAAGAGTGAGATGACAATTCGTGCTTCCTGGCAGGGATTCGGCACTGCTTCCCTTGGCCCTGTACCTGTCCCGAATATCAAGGTGGTACAAGACCATGGTGTCGTTGAGATTATGCGCGGCTGCCCTAATGGGTGCCGTTTTTGCCATGCCGGATATTTTTATCGCCAGAAACGTGAAAAACCCCTTGAGCATATTCTTGAAGAGGTGGAATTCTTGGTCCGGTGTGCCGGTTATCGCGAGATCACACTCTCTTCTCTTTCTTCAGGGGATTATAGCCATATCCATCAGCTTATCACGCTACTCAATCAACGATACGCCTCCGATGGCGTATCGTTTTCCTTACCCTCCCTGAAAGTCAACAGTTTCACCCTGCCGCTTCTCCAGGAAATCTCAAGGGTTAGGAAAAGCGGTTTGACCTTTGCCATCGAGGTACCGGGAGATAATGCGCAGAAAACGATCAATAAAAGTGTTCCCATCGAACAAGTGATCGATATCCTCAGGACAGCCAAACAGTCCGGATGGCGCTTGGCAAAGTTTTATTTTATGATAGGTCTGCCTATAGGTAATGCCGAGAATGAAGTCGATCTCATTGGTGACTATATTGAAGAGATTCAGCAAAGTGTGCGGATGCCTATCAATGTGAATGTCGGAACATTTATTCCCAAACCCCATACGCCATTCCAGTGGTCGCGTCAGCTTCACGAAGAAGAAGCTTCCGAAAAACTGCAGCGACTTAAGGGGCGTTTCCGGAGAGGGCCGGTAAAGTTAAACTATCATGATCCCTTTATTTCGACCCTTGAAGGGGTTCTGTCCAGGGGGGACGCTAGGGTTGGAGCCTTGATCGAGCAAGCTTTTAAGCGTGGAGCGGGTCTCGACGCATGGGAAGAGCATGTCAAACGGGATCTCTGGCGGGATCTCTTTGCAAATTCCGGCTGGAACATTACGAAAGAGATTCTGGAAGAAAAGAGCCTTGACGAGAGCCTGCCGTGGGATAGCATTGATCTTGGTGTCGGAAAGGGTTTTCTTAAGCGTGAAAAGAAGCAAGCGAAGGAGGCTGTGTTAACCTCCATCTGTTCTGTTCCCTGTGATCATAACTGTGGAATCTGCGTCTCAGATGTTTCAATCGTTGAAACGGAAGCCTCTGTAACAGGGCCTGAGCCTCAGAATTCGTCGATAAAAGAAAGGTCCATTGAGAACGAATCCCAGCTGACGCTTCTCTGTCGTTTTAGTAAAACGGGAAAGGCTTCTTTTTTAAGCCACATTAATACAATGACGATCTTTGAGCGATCATTTCAGCGTGCGCAGATCAGACTTGCTTTTTCTCAAGGTTTTAATCCGAAACCGAAACTGAGTTTTGCGAATCCGCTGATGCTCGGTGTTGAATCGAATGCGGAATATCTGATGGTCAATATTCTTCTTGATAGTGATGATGAAAAGAAAGAGCGTGAAGACGGCTTCCTGGGACTTGTGAGAAAATTGAATAATGTACTTCCCGATGGTTTTGCTGTTTCAATGTGTTCAGAGGTTTACGCTCCGCCTGCCGGTGAGAAAAAGGTTTCGCTCATGGCAGCCTATGGTGGCTCTGTATATACGATAGAAGCGGAACGGAATGATCGTCTGAATCTGCTGTACGATTATCTAAAGGCGGCTCTTCCCAGCGGCTCTTCGGTTAATTGGGAAAAAGAGAGCCTTAGACTTTATCTTGCCGATACAGGACGAAAGGACGGAAATCTGCGCTATTATATGGAAGGTTTTTCACAAGAAGCCAAAAACTTTTTCCCGGAGTTCATTGTTACTCGTACTGCAACACTTACCAGGAAACGAAATGACAAAGGCAGGGGAGGTGGATCTCCGGAGTCCGAACTGATTAGCTATGAGCAGTTTTTTTCAGCTTTTCCTTCATAG
- the rodA gene encoding rod shape-determining protein RodA codes for MARSGNIFNFDLILFISMLILMVLGVLFIYSSGINSSGELVSNEYLYQIIWAVLGIVLFFVLLMVDYSIIRMWAVVIYFFSIFLLISTLVLGKSVNGARSWLGFFGFGIQPSEFAKISTIILLARYFENNKKGVKKLSVFLKGMFLAVVPMAFILVQPDLGTASVYVPIFLTIAFIAGVQKRYIFFLIAVGSLTILIGVLPVWQLYFIQRQIAFVQVLTNPFLFRVLGGALLLATVSAWVGFLITKQRYFYWIGYGLVIITSALFASRMVGKVLKDYQIMRLIVFIDPSVDPQGNGWNIIQSVTAVGSGGVWGKGYLQGTQSHYRFLPQQSTDFIFSILAEELGFFGSVLVIALFALIIFRGLTMIFSSKDTFGSLVIAGVVGMFFFHLVVNIGMAIGIMPITGIPLFFLSYGGSSLWTALIGLSLIQNIYVRRYHY; via the coding sequence GTGGCAAGGTCGGGAAATATCTTTAATTTTGATCTGATACTCTTCATCTCCATGCTGATTTTGATGGTTTTGGGGGTTCTCTTCATCTATTCCAGCGGCATAAATTCGAGTGGCGAACTTGTTTCAAATGAGTATCTTTATCAGATTATATGGGCTGTTCTTGGTATTGTACTTTTCTTTGTACTGCTCATGGTTGACTATTCAATAATTCGCATGTGGGCCGTCGTCATATACTTTTTTTCAATTTTTTTGCTGATTTCTACTCTTGTTTTGGGAAAGTCGGTCAACGGAGCCCGCTCCTGGCTCGGTTTTTTTGGTTTTGGTATTCAGCCTTCCGAGTTTGCCAAGATATCGACAATTATCTTGCTCGCTCGCTATTTTGAAAACAATAAGAAGGGTGTGAAAAAGCTGTCTGTTTTCCTTAAGGGAATGTTTTTGGCTGTCGTACCGATGGCGTTTATCCTTGTACAGCCTGATCTCGGTACCGCTTCGGTCTATGTGCCCATTTTCCTTACTATTGCCTTTATCGCCGGAGTGCAAAAGCGTTATATATTTTTTCTCATTGCCGTTGGCTCGTTGACCATTCTGATTGGGGTCTTACCGGTGTGGCAGCTCTATTTCATTCAACGACAGATTGCCTTCGTCCAGGTACTTACGAATCCATTTCTTTTTCGCGTCCTAGGAGGAGCCTTACTCCTGGCTACTGTTTCTGCCTGGGTCGGCTTTCTTATTACAAAGCAGCGCTATTTCTACTGGATCGGATATGGCTTGGTGATAATAACCTCAGCCCTGTTTGCTTCCCGAATGGTTGGAAAGGTTCTGAAAGATTATCAGATCATGCGTCTAATCGTTTTTATTGATCCATCGGTCGATCCTCAAGGAAACGGATGGAACATTATACAATCGGTAACAGCAGTCGGGTCCGGAGGAGTATGGGGAAAGGGCTATTTGCAGGGAACTCAAAGCCATTACCGCTTTCTTCCTCAGCAGAGCACCGATTTTATTTTCTCGATTCTTGCGGAAGAACTGGGATTCTTCGGGTCTGTACTTGTTATAGCCCTGTTCGCCCTGATTATTTTTCGCGGGCTTACCATGATTTTTTCCAGCAAAGATACCTTTGGTTCATTGGTAATCGCTGGAGTCGTCGGAATGTTCTTTTTCCACCTCGTGGTTAATATAGGTATGGCAATTGGCATTATGCCGATTACCGGTATACCGCTCTTCTTCCTTTCATACGGTGGATCCTCTCTCTGGACGGCTTTAATTGGACTTTCTCTTATTCAGAATATTTATGTCAGACGATATCACTATTAG